Part of the Sinorhizobium terangae genome is shown below.
GCTCTCAAGCTGCCGGCATGGATCACGCGCACGCTGCTTCTGCTCGTCGGCGTCCTGATGCTCGTCGGCGCCGGGATGGGCGTCTATCATTCGGGCGTTGAATGGCATTTCTGGGAGGGACCGTCGACCTGCGCGACGGCCGCCCAAGGCGTCTCGTCTGATGTGGGCGACCTGCTCGGCGATCTCGATGCGAAGCACGCCCCTTCCTGCACGGATGCGGCGCTGCGCGTGCTTGGCCTCTCATTCGCGGGCTGGAACGTGATCGCAAGCCTTATCCTGGCTGCGATCGCATTGCGCGCTGCCGCCAAGGCTTGATGACGCCTACTGCATGTTTCCTTGAATCGTAGCCGATTGCGCATCTGATAGGACGCGCGGCGCTGTAGGCCTGACCCTTACGGCTGCAGTTCAACATCCCAGTAGAGATAGTCCATCCAGCTTTCGTGCAGATGGTTCGGCGGGAAGAGCCGGCCGTTGTTGTGAAGGTCCTGCACCGTCGGCTGGTACGGCTTTTGATGCGGGAACATATTGGCCTGCTTCGGTAGCTTGCTGCCCTTGCGCAGGTTGCACGGCGAACAGGCCGCCACGACATTTTCCCAGGTCGTCTGGCCACCATGGGCGCGCGGCACCACATGATCGAAGGTCAGGTCGTCCGGCGATCCGCAATACTGGCACTCGAACTTGTCACGCAGGAAGACGTTGAACCGGGTGAAGGCCGGATGGCGCGACGGCTGCACATAACTCTTGAGACAAACGACGCTCGGCAGCCGCATCGAAAAGCTTGGCGACGAGACTGAATGTTCGTATTCGGCGAGGATCGTGACGCGGTCAAGGAAGACGGCCTTGATCGCGTCCTGCCAGGACCAGAGCGACAAGGGATAGTAACTCAGAGGCCGGTAGTCGGCGTTCAAGACGAGCGCCGGCAGGGCCTGTGGTGAGACTGCAATCGTCAAGCGTATTCTCCTGATCGATTCGGCATCTGCACCTTCTATATTAGTCGTGTTGCAACAGGATTGTGAAGCCACAAACAAAAACGGCGTGAAGGATTCGCTTTTTTCTTCAAGGCGTCACCGGCAGCACATCGCGCCGCATTTCCTGTGCATAATAGGCCCAGAACAGGCGCGCGGCGACGCTGCGCCAGGGTGACCAGGAGGTCGCGAGCGAATCAATCTCGCTTGCCGTCGGGCGCAGATCGAACTCGAGCGCGTGGCCGATGGCGTTCTGCAGTGCCACGTCGCCGGAAGGAAAGACGTCCGGATGGCCGGCACAGAAAAGCAGGTAGACCTCCGCCGTCCACCGACCGACCCCCTTGATTGCCGTCAATTCGTGGATCGCCACCGTGGCCTCAGCGTTGCAGATGGCGTCGAGATCGATCTCGCCGGCAGCCGCCGCTGCTGCGACTCGCCGCAATGTATCGGCCTTGGCGCGGGAGAGGCCGAATTGCCGGCAATCTTCGTCGCCGAGCGAAAGGACCGCCGCCGGACTGATCTCGCCGAGGGAGGCTTCCATGCGCCGCCAGATCGCGGCGGCGCTCGCCTTCGAGACCATTTGCGAAACGATGATGTTGGCGAGACCGCGATATCCGGGATCGGTTCTCCTGAGCGGCACCGGCCCTGCCTTGGCGACCACGTGCTCGAGGCGGGCGTCGAGCATCACCAGGCCGGCAAGCCCGGCCTCGATATCCTCGTGCGTCCGGATGATCCGCATGCGCCCTCCACTGCATAAGTTTCCTTGGATCGTAACCGATTCAAGGACAAAAACATGCAGCAATTCAAAGTGCTACAACGTGCCTTGTGCGTATGAAAAGACGCGCGGCGCTGTAGAAAGCGGATGACCTTTATACCGCTTCCATGTCAAAGGAAACGATGCCCATTTTGCCGGAACAACCCGTTTTTCGTTTCGCACCGAGCCCTAACGGCCTTCTGCACCTCGGTCACGCCCTGTCCGCCATCCTCAATCATGACATGGCGGCCGCCGCTAATGGACGCTTTCTGCTGCGGATCGAGGATATCGACCGCGCGCGTTGCCGCCCGGAGCTCGAACAGGCGATCTTCGACGATCTTGGCTGGCTGGGTCTTAGTTGGGAGCAGCCGGTTCGCCGCCAATCCGAACACCTCGACCTTTATGACGATATGCTTCAGCGCCTGCTGGCAATGGGTATCGTCTATCCATCCGTCATGACCCGCGGGGAGATCCGGGCGGCGGTGGCCGCGGCGGAAGCCGAGGGGTCGGCCTGGCCGCGCGATCCGGACGGAACGCCGCTTTATCCGGGCCGCGAGCGCGAACTATCGCTGGGCGAGCAAGCTGCTCTCATCGCCGGAGATCGGCCCTTTGCCTGGCGCCTGGACGTCGAAAAAGCGGTCGATCTCGTTCCCGGCCCATTGACGTGGCAGGAGACGGGAGCGGGGCCCGCCGGGGAAAAGGGCCAGATCGCGGCCGATCCCGCAAGCTGGGGCGATGTGATCCTTTCGCGTTCGGACGCGCCATCGAGCTACCACCTCTCGGTGGTTGTTGACGACGCGTTGCAGGGCGTCACCCATGTCGTGCGGGGGCGCGATCTCTATCATGCGACGTCGCTCCATCGTCTGCTCCAGCGGCTTCTCGACCTGCCGGAACCGGTCTACCACCATCACCGCCTGATCCTCGGGCCGGACGGCAGGAAGCTGGCGAAGAGCAACAAGGACACCGGAATCGCGGCTTTCCGCGCTGCCGGAAGGACGCCCGCGGATATTCGTGAAATGGTGCTATGAGCCATTCTCGGCGGGGTGATCGTCATTCACGCGCTGGCCCAGGAAACTGCGCATGACGAGGCGCTTGACCCTGAACTTCATGATGGCGGCGTTGATCTCGGCGCCGATGATGAAGATTGCGCCGATCATGTACAGGAACACCAGAACGATCACGACCGAGGCGAGACCGGCATAGGTGGTCACATAGCTGGAGAAGGCTTTGAGGTAGTAAGCAAAGGCGTAGGCGCCAATCGACCAGCACAGCAGTGTCAGAACAATTCCGGGAAGCACATCGAGGATCTTGCGGTGCCCGTCCGGAAGCCAGAGATGCGATACCAGCAGCCCGCCGGTGACCATGACCAGGGCCAGCGTCAGCCCCCAGTCATCGGCGGTT
Proteins encoded:
- a CDS encoding disulfide bond formation protein B, with amino-acid sequence MTAVSVVQRQHLVGAVLVTLGMAATVGGALGFEHIGGYIPCALCLLQRNPYYYGIPLGLLAIVSSALKLPAWITRTLLLLVGVLMLVGAGMGVYHSGVEWHFWEGPSTCATAAQGVSSDVGDLLGDLDAKHAPSCTDAALRVLGLSFAGWNVIASLILAAIALRAAAKA
- a CDS encoding HNH endonuclease; its protein translation is MTIAVSPQALPALVLNADYRPLSYYPLSLWSWQDAIKAVFLDRVTILAEYEHSVSSPSFSMRLPSVVCLKSYVQPSRHPAFTRFNVFLRDKFECQYCGSPDDLTFDHVVPRAHGGQTTWENVVAACSPCNLRKGSKLPKQANMFPHQKPYQPTVQDLHNNGRLFPPNHLHESWMDYLYWDVELQP
- a CDS encoding DNA-3-methyladenine glycosylase family protein, with product MRIIRTHEDIEAGLAGLVMLDARLEHVVAKAGPVPLRRTDPGYRGLANIIVSQMVSKASAAAIWRRMEASLGEISPAAVLSLGDEDCRQFGLSRAKADTLRRVAAAAAAGEIDLDAICNAEATVAIHELTAIKGVGRWTAEVYLLFCAGHPDVFPSGDVALQNAIGHALEFDLRPTASEIDSLATSWSPWRSVAARLFWAYYAQEMRRDVLPVTP
- the gluQRS gene encoding tRNA glutamyl-Q(34) synthetase GluQRS; amino-acid sequence: MPILPEQPVFRFAPSPNGLLHLGHALSAILNHDMAAAANGRFLLRIEDIDRARCRPELEQAIFDDLGWLGLSWEQPVRRQSEHLDLYDDMLQRLLAMGIVYPSVMTRGEIRAAVAAAEAEGSAWPRDPDGTPLYPGRERELSLGEQAALIAGDRPFAWRLDVEKAVDLVPGPLTWQETGAGPAGEKGQIAADPASWGDVILSRSDAPSSYHLSVVVDDALQGVTHVVRGRDLYHATSLHRLLQRLLDLPEPVYHHHRLILGPDGRKLAKSNKDTGIAAFRAAGRTPADIREMVL